TTCTTTGCTTGCAAATTTCAATGACCTGTTTTGGAGTTTTTATTGGTTTTTTTATCGAATACTAGTAAAATTATGATTGCATCAGAATCTAATCGATAAATAATTCGCCACGTTAAGTTGTTATCGTTGATTCGCAACTCGTGACATCTTGTACCGACAATCGGCATGGGTCGTGAATGTGGCATCGATAGTATTTCTTCAAGTTGAAGTTTTCGCAGTAAAAATCCAGCTTCAAGACGCGCAGATTTCGAAAACGGCGGTGTTTTAATTTCACCGTGTAGCCAAACAACTGGCTTTTCAGGTACATGCATAGTCTATTATATGTCAGATATGGCCTAAAATCAACAGTAAAGTTATCGGCAAATATGGCTAAACGCTTACCTGAAAATTATCGCTTAATACCCTCCAACACTTCCACAATCCTTCAGACATAAATCTTTTCAGCCAGTAATCCCATAGAGTGAACCATTACTGAAATACAACCCGTTCAGCTTGCTTACAAGTCGCTTACTCAACCAATCCTTTTGAAACCAGGTTTGATTTATTCAGTTAAAAACTCTGCTACTTAAAACTGGAATTAATCCAATATATTTTCCAATATTAGGGTTTAATTGCTTATAAAGCACTTCCAGCTTCATGTTTTTAATTCATTTTCGTGAAAACATAATGAAAATCATTCGTAATTATATGAGAAGTTATTTTTTTCTGAGATTTAATGATCCTAGGTAAATTGAAATTCAGTTTAAGATTAAAACTCATCCTTTTAAGCACGATCCTTGTCACAGTTATTATGGCAAGTGTGACTTTTTTCTTCACGATTCGCGAAATAGAATCCAGGCGTGTTGATGTTGAGAACCAGGTGGAACGTATTGCGCGTAATATTGCAACCATGCAGCTTGTAGATCGCCTGGATTGGAGTATTTATCAAAATTATATTACGAAGCTCATCACCGTGGATGAAGACATCATCTATATCGCAATTTATGACGACCGCCTGGATTTACGCGCGCATTCATTAAATTTGAATTTAGTGGAGGTTGATAATAACGGAACCATCTCCAGAAGACGTCAAGAGGAAATTGTCCAACGCCTGGATGAGGGAGCTGTGGCAATCGAAAGTCAAGACGATATGCGAACCCAGACTGTTAATATACAATCTGGCGATCATGTTTTAGGAAGCGTCCATGTAGGGTTCTCGCTGATCGAAATTAATAATCATTTACGTGATGACATCATTCGAAATGTGTCCATGGCTTTGTTCTTCCTGGTGATTTTTGGCACGCTATCGGTTATTTTTAGCAGGCGTTTATCTAAACCTCTTGAACACTTGAGCGCTGCCATGGATGGAGTTAAGGCAGGCGATCTGGACCACAAAGTAAAAATAGTCAATCGTGACGAAATCGGTAAGCTGGCTGCGAATTTCAACGATATGGTGGATGGCTTACGGGAAAGACGAATCATTGAAAAACTTGGACAAGAACTTGGAGCGACATTTCAATTGGATCGCTTAGCCCTTTTGATTCGTGAAAGGTTGAAAGGAGTAATAGGGGCTAAGGGTGCAATTTTATTCTTGCGTGATAGGCAAAATAAAAATCTTTTTTACGAAATTAATCCGGAGCAAAATTCGGATGAGCCCCGCGCTTTAAAACTTGATGATCCGGTTCAAACGATCTTTTTAGAAAATTCCGATGGATTCTTTCTGAAAATGGCGCCAGAGATTGTTCAAAACGCTTTTTCAAATCCATTTCGGGATAACAATGACCTGGTTATTCCAATGAATATTAAGGGTGAACTATTTGGCTTGCTGGTGTTTGAAGGACAAACTGAAGAGAACCAAGTCGATAGAAAGCGACAGCATTTTGCCTCTATCCTCGCCAACCAGGCTGCGCTTGCTTTGGAAAACTCACTTCTTTACGATGACTTACGGGACCAAGAAAGACTGAAGCACGAACTGGAAATAGCTCGTGATGTTCAGAAAAAACTTTTGCCAAGTGAAATGCCGGTACTTCCCGGATTTGAAGTGGACAGCACATGTATACCTGCAAATGAAGTTGGCGGCGATTATTATGACCTCTTCCGTATGGATGAAGACCGCATGGGTATTGTTATTGCTGATGTAAGCGGGAAAGGGGCCTCTGCTGCTTTTTACATGGCAGAAATTAAAGGAATGATGATGTCTCTCGTCCCCATTCATCGATCCCCGAAAAGCTTGCTAGTAGACCTTAATCATAAACTATATCAAACTTTCGAGCGTAACATCTTTACCAGCATGATTTATGGAATCTTAGATTTTAAAAAAAACCAATTTAATTTTGCCAGGGCTGGTCATAATTCACTGCTTCACATCCGGGCTGATGGATTTTGTGATTTAATTACTCCTCCCGGCATCGGGTTAGGGTTAGATTCGGGCAGGCTATTCGAACAACAACTAAAGGAGGTTGAATTAATCTTAAATCCCGGCGATTCATTTTTATTGTTTACAGATGGACTGACAGATGCAATGAATTCTAAAATGGAAGCATACGGCGAAGAGCGCCTCATTGAAACAATATGTAAGAAGCAACATTTGGACGCATCCCATATTTGCAGTTATATTTTGCGGAGTGTGCAAGATCATGTAAATGGCCACGACCAGCACGATGATCTGACTATGGTTCTGGTTAAATGTTTGGCAGAATCCAATAATTGAATTTTCACATAAAATTCAGGCTAAAGTTCTGAAACATAGCAAATGCAAAAACGTAAACATCAAAGATTGTTTAAACCTGACACATTGAAATATTCTCATTTATTTTACCAGGAGATTTAATGTTTAGAAATACTTTATTATCCAGCATAACTGCTCTCATTCTTTTGATCCTTTT
The candidate division KSB1 bacterium DNA segment above includes these coding regions:
- a CDS encoding SpoIIE family protein phosphatase — encoded protein: MILGKLKFSLRLKLILLSTILVTVIMASVTFFFTIREIESRRVDVENQVERIARNIATMQLVDRLDWSIYQNYITKLITVDEDIIYIAIYDDRLDLRAHSLNLNLVEVDNNGTISRRRQEEIVQRLDEGAVAIESQDDMRTQTVNIQSGDHVLGSVHVGFSLIEINNHLRDDIIRNVSMALFFLVIFGTLSVIFSRRLSKPLEHLSAAMDGVKAGDLDHKVKIVNRDEIGKLAANFNDMVDGLRERRIIEKLGQELGATFQLDRLALLIRERLKGVIGAKGAILFLRDRQNKNLFYEINPEQNSDEPRALKLDDPVQTIFLENSDGFFLKMAPEIVQNAFSNPFRDNNDLVIPMNIKGELFGLLVFEGQTEENQVDRKRQHFASILANQAALALENSLLYDDLRDQERLKHELEIARDVQKKLLPSEMPVLPGFEVDSTCIPANEVGGDYYDLFRMDEDRMGIVIADVSGKGASAAFYMAEIKGMMMSLVPIHRSPKSLLVDLNHKLYQTFERNIFTSMIYGILDFKKNQFNFARAGHNSLLHIRADGFCDLITPPGIGLGLDSGRLFEQQLKEVELILNPGDSFLLFTDGLTDAMNSKMEAYGEERLIETICKKQHLDASHICSYILRSVQDHVNGHDQHDDLTMVLVKCLAESNN